A genomic segment from Aquila chrysaetos chrysaetos chromosome 11, bAquChr1.4, whole genome shotgun sequence encodes:
- the HMX3 gene encoding homeobox protein HMX3, translating into MPETGQEPPSAPPPPAKESFYIKNLLNGGPPKASPKQPRALFAPSGKAAAAAAAAAAAAVDGAGFALSQVGDLAFPRFEIPAPRFALSAHCLERAQTWWYPYALTPAGAHLPRTEAAEKSLLRDSSPASGTDRDSPEPLLKAEGEQKELDSKSPPDEIVLEESDSEEAKKEGGAEDWKKREESPEKKPCRKKKTRTVFSRSQVFQLESTFDMKRYLSSSERAGLAASLHLTETQVKIWFQNRRNKWKRQLAAELEAANLSHAAAQRIVRVPILYHENSGAEGSAGGGGAPGTQPLLTFPHPVYYSHPVVTSVPLLRPV; encoded by the exons ATGCCGGAGACCGGGCAGGAGCCTCCCAGCgcccctccgccgcccgccAAGGAGTCCTTCTACATCAAGAACCTGCTCAACGGCGGCCCCCCCAAGGCGAGCCCCAAGCAGCCGAGGGCTCTGTTCGCCCCCTCGGgcaaggcggcggcggcggcggcggcggcggcggcggcggcggtggaCGGCGCCGGCTTCGCCCTCTCGCAGGTGGGCGATCTCGCCTTCCCCCGCTTCGAGATCCCGGCGCCGCGCTTCGCCCTGAGCGCCCACTGCCTGGAGCGCGCCCAGACCTGGTGGTACCCCTACGCCCTGACGCCGGCCGGAGCCCACCTGCCCCGCACGGAAG CCGCGGAGAAATCCCTGCTGAGGGACTCGTCCCCCGCCTCGGGCACCGACCGGGACTCCCCGGAGCCGCTGCTGAAGGCGGAGGGGGAGCAGAAGGAGCTGGACTCCAAGAGCCCCCCCGACGAGATCGTCCTGGAGGAGAGCGACTCGGAGGAGGcgaagaaggaagggggagcGGAGGACTGGAAGAAGCGGGAGGAGAGCCCGGAGAAGAAACCCTGCCGCAAGAAGAAGACGCGGACGGTGTTCAGCCGCAGCCAGGTTTTCCAGCTGGAATCCACCTTCGACATGAAGCGCTACCTGAGCAGCTCGGAGCGGGCCGGCCTGGCCGCTTCCCTACACCTGACAGAGACCCAGGTGAAGATTTGGTTCCAAAACCGACGCAACAAGTGGAAGAGGCAGCTGGCGGCCGAGCTGGAGGCGGCCAACCTCAGCCACGCCGCCGCGCAGCGCATCGTCCGCGTCCCCATCCTCTACCACGAGAACTCGGGCGCGGAGGGCAgcgcggggggcggcggagCCCCCGGTACCCAGCCCCTGCTCACCTTCCCTCACCCCGTCTATTATTCCCACCCCGTGGTCACCTCCGTGCCGCTCCTGCGGCCCGTCTga
- the HMX2 gene encoding homeobox protein HMX2, with product MSSKEDPSKCCPAAAPISSFTIQSILGSSGSAEPPRETGGRATAWPPRGRTLSLSSEDEEPEESWKHRGCFCPEAQGPAEACRKHQPLTFTCLGSAKGSGAAAAGSGERGSFLSPPQQDCKEEKEKPLGPSSPSCGDRQRDGGDRQAGAAKKKTRTVFSRSQVYQLESTFDMKRYLSSSERACLASSLQLTETQVKTWFQNRRNKWKRQLSAELEAANMAHASAQTLVGMPLVFRDNSLLRVPVPRSIAFPAPLYYPGSNLSALPLYNLYNKIDY from the exons ATGAGCAGCAAAGAAGACCCGAGCAAGTGCTGTCCGGCGGCTGCTCCCATCTCCAGTTTCACCATCCAGTCCATCCTGGGCAGCAGCGGCAGCGCCGAGCCCCCCCGGGAGACCGGCGGTAGGGCGACCGCCTGGCCCCCCCGCGGCCGgaccctctccctttcctcgGAGGACGAGGAACCGGAGGAGAGCTGGAAACATCGCGGCTGCTTCTGCCCCGAAGCTCAGGGCCCCGCCGAGGCGTGCCGTAAGCACCAGCCCCTCACCTTTACTTGTCTCG GCAGCGCCAAagggagcggagcggcggcggcgggcagcggggagaGGGGGTCCTTCCTCTCGCCCCCCCAGCAGGACTgtaaggaggagaaggagaaaccGCTGGGACCCTCCTCGCCCTCCTGCGGGGACCGGCAGCGCGACGGCGGGGACCGGCAGGCCGGCGCGGCCAAGAAGAAGACGCGGACGGTGTTCAGCCGCAGCCAGGTCTATCAGCTGGAATCCACCTTCGACATGAAGCGCTACCTGAGCAGCTCGGAGCGGGcctgcctggcctccagccTGCAGCTCACCGAGACCCAGGTGAAGACCTGGTTCCAGAACCGCAGGAACAAGTGGAAAAGGCAGCTCTCGGCCGAGCTGGAGGCGGCCAACATGGCCCACGCCTCGGCGCAGACTCTGGTGGGGATGCCGCTGGTGTTCAGAGACAATTCCCTCCTCCGAGTGCCGGTGCCCCGGTCCATCGccttccctgcccctctctACTACCCCGGCAGCAACCTCTCGGCCTTACCGCTCTACAACCTCTACAACAAGATCGACTACTGA